The following proteins are co-located in the Odocoileus virginianus isolate 20LAN1187 ecotype Illinois unplaced genomic scaffold, Ovbor_1.2 Unplaced_Scaffold_18, whole genome shotgun sequence genome:
- the CCNQ gene encoding cyclin-Q isoform X4 has protein sequence MEAGGPGTCGGGAETRGSEGRLAPESRVHFRVTRFIMEAGVKLGMRSIPIATACTIYHKFFCEINLDAYDPYLVAMSSLYLAGKVEEQHLRTRDIINVSNRYFHPGSDPLELDSRFWEIRDSIVQCELLVLRVLRFQVSFQHPHKYLLHYLVSLKNWLNRYSWQRTPVSITAWALLQDSYHGGLCLRFRAQHIAVAVIHLALQAYGVEVPAEAEAEKPWWQIYTMDTEIP, from the exons ATGGAGGCCGGCGGCCCCGGGACCTGCGGAGGAGGGGCTGAGACACGGGGCTCGGAGGGGCGGCTGGCACCTGAGTCGAGGGTACACTTCCGAGTGACAAGGTTCATCATGGAGGCAG GTGTCAAGCTAGGGATGCGGTCCATCCCCATCGCCACTGCCTGTACCATTTACCATAAGTTCTTCTGTGAGATCAACTTGGATGCCTACGACCCCTACTTGGTGGCCATGTCTTCTCTCTACTTGGCCGGCAAAGTGGAGGAACAGCACCTGCGCACACGTGACATCATCAACGTTTCCAACAG ATACTTCCACCCGGGCAGTGACCCCTTGGAGCTGGACTCACGCTTCTGGGAGATCCGGGACAGCATCGTACAGTGTGAACTGCTTGTGCTGCGGGTCCTGCGTTTCCAGGTCTCCTTCCAGCACCCGCACAAG TACCTGCTCCACTACCTGGTCTCGCTCAAGAACTGGCTGAACCGTTACAGCTGGCAGCGGACCCCCGTCTCCATCACTGCCTGGGCCTTGCTACAGGACAGCTACCACGGGGGGCTATGCCTCCGCTTCCGGGCTCAGCACATAGCTGTGGCAGTAATCCACCTGGCCCTACAAGCCTATGGGGTTGAAGTGCCTGCTGAGGCCGAGGCCGAGAAGCCATGGTGGCAG ATTTATACCATGGACACAGAGATCCCCTAG
- the CCNQ gene encoding cyclin-Q isoform X3, with protein MEAGGPGTCGGGAETRGSEGRLAPESRVHFRVTRFIMEAGVKLGMRSIPIATACTIYHKFFCEINLDAYDPYLVAMSSLYLAGKVEEQHLRTRDIINVSNRYFHPGSDPLELDSRFWEIRDSIVQCELLVLRVLRFQVSFQHPHKYLLHYLVSLKNWLNRYSWQRTPVSITAWALLQDSYHGGLCLRFRAQHIAVAVIHLALQAYGVEVPAEAEAEKPWWQLIVPPRPGMRFHIYTMDTEIP; from the exons ATGGAGGCCGGCGGCCCCGGGACCTGCGGAGGAGGGGCTGAGACACGGGGCTCGGAGGGGCGGCTGGCACCTGAGTCGAGGGTACACTTCCGAGTGACAAGGTTCATCATGGAGGCAG GTGTCAAGCTAGGGATGCGGTCCATCCCCATCGCCACTGCCTGTACCATTTACCATAAGTTCTTCTGTGAGATCAACTTGGATGCCTACGACCCCTACTTGGTGGCCATGTCTTCTCTCTACTTGGCCGGCAAAGTGGAGGAACAGCACCTGCGCACACGTGACATCATCAACGTTTCCAACAG ATACTTCCACCCGGGCAGTGACCCCTTGGAGCTGGACTCACGCTTCTGGGAGATCCGGGACAGCATCGTACAGTGTGAACTGCTTGTGCTGCGGGTCCTGCGTTTCCAGGTCTCCTTCCAGCACCCGCACAAG TACCTGCTCCACTACCTGGTCTCGCTCAAGAACTGGCTGAACCGTTACAGCTGGCAGCGGACCCCCGTCTCCATCACTGCCTGGGCCTTGCTACAGGACAGCTACCACGGGGGGCTATGCCTCCGCTTCCGGGCTCAGCACATAGCTGTGGCAGTAATCCACCTGGCCCTACAAGCCTATGGGGTTGAAGTGCCTGCTGAGGCCGAGGCCGAGAAGCCATGGTGGCAG CTCATTGTCCCTCCTCGTCCTGGAATGAGATTCCAT ATTTATACCATGGACACAGAGATCCCCTAG
- the CCNQ gene encoding cyclin-Q isoform X2: MEAGGPGTCGGGAETRGSEGRLAPESRVHFRVTRFIMEAGVKLGMRSIPIATACTIYHKFFCEINLDAYDPYLVAMSSLYLAGKVEEQHLRTRDIINVSNRYFHPGSDPLELDSRFWEIRDSIVQCELLVLRVLRFQVSFQHPHKYLLHYLVSLKNWLNRYSWQRTPVSITAWALLQDSYHGGLCLRFRAQHIAVAVIHLALQAYGVEVPAEAEAEKPWWQVFSEDLTKPTIDNIVSDLIQIYTMDTEIP; the protein is encoded by the exons ATGGAGGCCGGCGGCCCCGGGACCTGCGGAGGAGGGGCTGAGACACGGGGCTCGGAGGGGCGGCTGGCACCTGAGTCGAGGGTACACTTCCGAGTGACAAGGTTCATCATGGAGGCAG GTGTCAAGCTAGGGATGCGGTCCATCCCCATCGCCACTGCCTGTACCATTTACCATAAGTTCTTCTGTGAGATCAACTTGGATGCCTACGACCCCTACTTGGTGGCCATGTCTTCTCTCTACTTGGCCGGCAAAGTGGAGGAACAGCACCTGCGCACACGTGACATCATCAACGTTTCCAACAG ATACTTCCACCCGGGCAGTGACCCCTTGGAGCTGGACTCACGCTTCTGGGAGATCCGGGACAGCATCGTACAGTGTGAACTGCTTGTGCTGCGGGTCCTGCGTTTCCAGGTCTCCTTCCAGCACCCGCACAAG TACCTGCTCCACTACCTGGTCTCGCTCAAGAACTGGCTGAACCGTTACAGCTGGCAGCGGACCCCCGTCTCCATCACTGCCTGGGCCTTGCTACAGGACAGCTACCACGGGGGGCTATGCCTCCGCTTCCGGGCTCAGCACATAGCTGTGGCAGTAATCCACCTGGCCCTACAAGCCTATGGGGTTGAAGTGCCTGCTGAGGCCGAGGCCGAGAAGCCATGGTGGCAG GTGTTTAGTGAAGACCTTACCAAGCCAACCATTGATAACATTGTGTCTGATCTCATTCAGATTTATACCATGGACACAGAGATCCCCTAG
- the CCNQ gene encoding cyclin-Q isoform X1: MEAGGPGTCGGGAETRGSEGRLAPESRVHFRVTRFIMEAGVKLGMRSIPIATACTIYHKFFCEINLDAYDPYLVAMSSLYLAGKVEEQHLRTRDIINVSNRYFHPGSDPLELDSRFWEIRDSIVQCELLVLRVLRFQVSFQHPHKYLLHYLVSLKNWLNRYSWQRTPVSITAWALLQDSYHGGLCLRFRAQHIAVAVIHLALQAYGVEVPAEAEAEKPWWQLIVPPRPGMRFHVFSEDLTKPTIDNIVSDLIQIYTMDTEIP, from the exons ATGGAGGCCGGCGGCCCCGGGACCTGCGGAGGAGGGGCTGAGACACGGGGCTCGGAGGGGCGGCTGGCACCTGAGTCGAGGGTACACTTCCGAGTGACAAGGTTCATCATGGAGGCAG GTGTCAAGCTAGGGATGCGGTCCATCCCCATCGCCACTGCCTGTACCATTTACCATAAGTTCTTCTGTGAGATCAACTTGGATGCCTACGACCCCTACTTGGTGGCCATGTCTTCTCTCTACTTGGCCGGCAAAGTGGAGGAACAGCACCTGCGCACACGTGACATCATCAACGTTTCCAACAG ATACTTCCACCCGGGCAGTGACCCCTTGGAGCTGGACTCACGCTTCTGGGAGATCCGGGACAGCATCGTACAGTGTGAACTGCTTGTGCTGCGGGTCCTGCGTTTCCAGGTCTCCTTCCAGCACCCGCACAAG TACCTGCTCCACTACCTGGTCTCGCTCAAGAACTGGCTGAACCGTTACAGCTGGCAGCGGACCCCCGTCTCCATCACTGCCTGGGCCTTGCTACAGGACAGCTACCACGGGGGGCTATGCCTCCGCTTCCGGGCTCAGCACATAGCTGTGGCAGTAATCCACCTGGCCCTACAAGCCTATGGGGTTGAAGTGCCTGCTGAGGCCGAGGCCGAGAAGCCATGGTGGCAG CTCATTGTCCCTCCTCGTCCTGGAATGAGATTCCAT GTGTTTAGTGAAGACCTTACCAAGCCAACCATTGATAACATTGTGTCTGATCTCATTCAGATTTATACCATGGACACAGAGATCCCCTAG
- the CCNQ gene encoding cyclin-Q isoform X5, translating into MRSIPIATACTIYHKFFCEINLDAYDPYLVAMSSLYLAGKVEEQHLRTRDIINVSNRYFHPGSDPLELDSRFWEIRDSIVQCELLVLRVLRFQVSFQHPHKYLLHYLVSLKNWLNRYSWQRTPVSITAWALLQDSYHGGLCLRFRAQHIAVAVIHLALQAYGVEVPAEAEAEKPWWQLIVPPRPGMRFHVFSEDLTKPTIDNIVSDLIQIYTMDTEIP; encoded by the exons ATGCGGTCCATCCCCATCGCCACTGCCTGTACCATTTACCATAAGTTCTTCTGTGAGATCAACTTGGATGCCTACGACCCCTACTTGGTGGCCATGTCTTCTCTCTACTTGGCCGGCAAAGTGGAGGAACAGCACCTGCGCACACGTGACATCATCAACGTTTCCAACAG ATACTTCCACCCGGGCAGTGACCCCTTGGAGCTGGACTCACGCTTCTGGGAGATCCGGGACAGCATCGTACAGTGTGAACTGCTTGTGCTGCGGGTCCTGCGTTTCCAGGTCTCCTTCCAGCACCCGCACAAG TACCTGCTCCACTACCTGGTCTCGCTCAAGAACTGGCTGAACCGTTACAGCTGGCAGCGGACCCCCGTCTCCATCACTGCCTGGGCCTTGCTACAGGACAGCTACCACGGGGGGCTATGCCTCCGCTTCCGGGCTCAGCACATAGCTGTGGCAGTAATCCACCTGGCCCTACAAGCCTATGGGGTTGAAGTGCCTGCTGAGGCCGAGGCCGAGAAGCCATGGTGGCAG CTCATTGTCCCTCCTCGTCCTGGAATGAGATTCCAT GTGTTTAGTGAAGACCTTACCAAGCCAACCATTGATAACATTGTGTCTGATCTCATTCAGATTTATACCATGGACACAGAGATCCCCTAG